In Rickettsia endosymbiont of Gonocerus acuteangulatus, the following are encoded in one genomic region:
- a CDS encoding DUF2671 domain-containing protein, protein MQEKELSNNFLEEQEDLKDDNSPFFDVKYICQASLLITDSIRKGYDVTQLPNGDVNVTEVRIVNVYYNWNSEKGKFVKTNQIEFDNSKGG, encoded by the coding sequence AAGAATTATCTAATAATTTTTTAGAAGAACAAGAAGACCTGAAAGATGATAATTCTCCATTCTTCGATGTAAAATATATTTGCCAAGCAAGCCTGTTAATTACTGATTCTATCCGTAAAGGATATGATGTTACGCAATTGCCAAACGGTGATGTTAATGTTACAGAAGTAAGAATAGTAAATGTTTATTATAATTGGAACTCCGAAAAAGGAAAATTTGTTAAAACTAATCAGATAGAATTTGATAATAGCAAAGGCGGATAA
- a CDS encoding cytochrome ubiquinol oxidase subunit I, with product MFDQVLLSRIQFAFTISFHIIFPAFTIGLASFLTIIEGLWLKTGKTVYQEIYKFWVKIFAVTFGMGVVSGVVMSYQFGTNWSNFSDKVGNVLGPLLGFEVFTAFFLESSFLGIMLFGFNKVSKKVHFISTLIVAIGTVISAFWILSAISWMHTPTGFEVRDDGLFYPLNWLEIIFNPSFPYRFLHMLTAAYLTTSFVVGGVGSFYLLNNRYKEHAKIMLFMAVLMALFVAPVQVFIGDQHGLNTLKYQPVKVLAMEGIWDTEKGVALNIIGFPDKEEERTKYAIQIPYASSLILTHSLDGEIKGLKEWSKDERPPVATVFYSFRIMVGIGFLMVFTGIAGLYLYLKKRLYNAKWFQYWYMLMSPSGFIAVLAGWFVTEVGRQPYIVYNILRTADMASPVLGKYVFISLMAFIVVYTIVFGAGMYYILRLIKQGIKVIDNSETYGKLGLNNPF from the coding sequence ATGTTTGATCAAGTATTATTATCAAGAATTCAGTTTGCTTTTACCATAAGCTTTCATATCATATTTCCGGCATTTACTATAGGTCTTGCAAGCTTTCTGACAATCATTGAGGGGTTATGGTTAAAAACAGGAAAAACTGTTTACCAAGAAATATATAAATTCTGGGTAAAGATTTTTGCAGTTACTTTTGGTATGGGCGTAGTTTCTGGCGTTGTAATGTCCTATCAATTTGGTACTAATTGGTCAAATTTTTCTGATAAGGTCGGCAACGTGCTTGGTCCATTACTCGGCTTTGAGGTTTTCACCGCTTTCTTTTTAGAGTCTTCCTTTCTTGGTATCATGTTGTTTGGCTTTAATAAAGTCAGCAAAAAAGTACATTTTATTTCTACTTTAATAGTTGCTATTGGTACTGTTATTTCAGCTTTTTGGATACTTTCAGCTATTAGCTGGATGCACACACCTACTGGCTTTGAAGTTAGGGATGATGGGCTTTTTTATCCTTTAAATTGGCTTGAAATTATCTTCAACCCCTCTTTCCCATATCGTTTTCTTCATATGCTTACGGCAGCTTACTTAACTACTTCATTTGTTGTTGGCGGCGTAGGGAGCTTTTATTTGCTAAATAATCGCTATAAAGAACATGCTAAAATTATGCTTTTTATGGCAGTATTAATGGCACTATTTGTTGCTCCTGTTCAAGTATTTATTGGTGATCAGCATGGCTTAAATACTCTTAAATATCAGCCTGTTAAAGTTTTGGCTATGGAAGGAATTTGGGACACAGAAAAAGGGGTAGCTTTAAATATTATTGGCTTTCCAGACAAAGAAGAGGAAAGAACAAAATATGCCATACAAATACCATATGCTAGTAGCTTAATCTTAACTCATAGTTTAGATGGTGAAATAAAAGGACTAAAAGAATGGTCAAAAGATGAACGCCCACCTGTTGCTACAGTATTTTATAGTTTCCGTATTATGGTCGGGATTGGTTTTTTAATGGTATTTACTGGCATCGCCGGATTATATCTTTATTTAAAGAAAAGATTATATAATGCTAAATGGTTTCAATATTGGTATATGTTAATGTCACCTTCAGGCTTTATTGCAGTACTTGCCGGTTGGTTTGTTACTGAAGTAGGCAGACAACCTTATATTGTCTATAATATTTTAAGAACTGCTGACATGGCATCACCAGTGCTAGGTAAATATGTGTTTATTTCTTTGATGGCGTTTATAGTAGTATATACGATTGTTTTCGGGGCAGGAATGTATTATATATTACGCCTAATCAAGCAAGGAATAAAAGTCATAGATAATTCAGAAACATACGGAAAACTTGGTTTAAATAATCCTTTCTAA